TGGTGTCCTGCTCGGTCATGTCATCACTCCTGCAACGTTGGTGCGGATAGAGGTACGCCGCGGCGCGTGGCCGCGGCGGACTCCGGTGAAAGCAAAGGACAAGACTACCAAGGCCGCGCTCAGCGGGCCTGGTTCTGCCCCTCCGCGGTGCAGCCGACGAGGTCGATGGCAGTGGCCTCGCGCTCGGTCTTGATCTTCACGTGGTTGGTGCCCGCGACGGGTGTGAAGGTGAGGTCGCCGACCGGTGTCTTGTCCGCGGCGAGCGCCTGGACCCGGCAGCTCGGGTCGACTGCGTCGTCGGAGAGCGTGACGACGATCTCCGCCTCGGTGAGGTGGGCGCTCACGACCGAGAAGCCGGCGTCCTGCGACTGCACGTCGGGGGTCGAGTAGGTCCACCAGACCCAGGCGACCCAGGCCAGGAACGGCGCCCCGACCACGATGCCCACGAGGAGAGCGGGGGAGAGGCGGCGCCTGCCGGTGCGCCGGCCGTAGCGGTCGTCGAGTGCGTCGGTCACGCGGTCATGCTCCCATGCCGCCCTGCTCCTAGAATCGCCGCATGTCTGTTGAGCCCCTGCGGCTGATGCACGTGCACGCGCACCCCGACGACGAGTCGAGCAAGGGTGCGGCCACCACCGCGAAGTACGTCGCCGAAGGCGTCGACGTCACGGTCGTCACGTGCACGGGTGGTGAGCGCGGCGACGTGCTCAACCCGAAGATCGACCCGGCCACGATCGACGACATCCAGGCGGTGCGCCGCGCGGAGATGGAGGCCGCCCGCGAGATCCTCGGCGTCCACCAGGACTGGCTCGGGTTCGTCGACTCGGGCTGGCCGGAGGGTGACCCCAAGCCGCCGCTCCCGGAGGGGTGCTTCGCGCTGGTCCCGGTCGAGGAGGCCGCCGAGCCGCTGGTCCGGCTGATCCGTAGCGTCCGCCCGCACGTGATGACCACCTACGACGAGCGTGGCGGCTACCCGCACCCCGACCACATCGCGTGCCACAACGTGTCGATGGAGGCCTACCGTGCCGCCGCCGACCCGGAGCGCTACCCCGACGCGGGGGAGCCGTGGCAGGTCGCGAAGCTCTACTTCCACCACACCTTCAACCGCCCGCGTGCCGTCGCCATCGGCGAGGCGATGGAGGCCGCCGGCCTCGTCTCGCCGTACGCCGAGCGGCTGGCGCAGTGGAAGCCGGACCCGGCCTGGGACGCCCGGATCACCACGCGGGTCCCGTGCGGTGAGTACTTCGAGGTCCGTGACCGCGCACTCCTCGCCCACGCGACGCAGATCGACCCCGACGGCTTCTGGTTCGCGGTGCCGATGGAGATCCAGCAGGCGACGTGGCCCCACGAGGACTTCGAGCTGGTCGAGAGCCACGTGCCCACCGAGCTGCCCGAGACGGACCTCTTCGCGGGCCTGCGGGACGCGCCGTGGCCGGCGTGAGGGACAATGAGGGCATGTACGCGCTGCTGACCATCCTCACGAAGTCCAACTGGAACGGTGACGACGACAAGATCGTCGCCGGCTGGATCGGCTTCACCGTCCTGATGGCGCTGATCGTCGCCACCGCACTGCTGTGCTGGAGCTTCACGCGCCAGATGAAGAAGGTTCGCTCCGCCGACGCCGCCGGCGTCTACGGCACCGACGAGGACACGACCTCGGACGACGAGCAGGCCTGAGCCTGCCCGACGGTCAGCCCTGCTGGCCGTTCTGCTCGGCGATCTGTCGGCGTACGTCGTCCATGTCGAGCCCGCGGACGGCTGCGATGACCTGCTCGAGTGCCTGCTCCGGCAGGGCACCGGGCTGTGCGAAGACCAGCACGTTCTCACGGAAGACCATCAGCGTCGGGATGCTCGTGACCCGGAAGGCGCCCGCGAGCTCCTGCTGCTCCTCGGTGTTGACCGAGCCGAAGACGATGTCGCCGTGCTTCTCCGAGGCGGCCTCGTAGATCGGGGCGAACTGGCGGCACGGGCCGCACCAGCTGGCCCAGAAGTCGACGAGGAGGATGTCGTCGCCCTCGACGTGCGCGGTGAAGTTCTCGGCGGTCAGCTCGATGGTGGCCATGAGCTCCACGCTACGCGGTCCGCGTTCGGACGACACGCAGTGGCCGTTCACAGGTGACGCACAGGTTCCTCATGGCCGCCCGATGCCGGCGCACGGCATGCTGGCGCCATGAGCTCCCCTGCCGCCGCTGCGCTCACCCGGGCCGACGGCTCGCCGCTGCGCGTCCTCGTCGTCGACGACGAGGTCAACATCGCCGAGCTGCTCGGCATGGCCCTGCGTTACGAGGGCTGGGAGATCTCGACCGCCCACACCGGCCGGGAGGCGGTCGCGCTGGCCAGGGAGGTGCGTCCCGACGCGATCGTGCTCGACTGGATGCTGCCCGACTTCGACGGCCTGGAGGTCATGCGCCGGGTTCGGCAGCAGCAGCCTGACGTGCCGGTGCTCTTCCTGACCGCACGCGACGCCGTCGAGGACCGCGTGGCGGGCCTGACCGCCGGCGGCGACGACTACGTGACGAAGCCGTTCTCGCTCGAGGAGGTGGTCGCGCGCCTGCGGGGCCAGCTGCGCCGCTCCGGTGCGACGCAGCGTCGGGAGAACCCGGTGCTCGCGGTGGGCGACCTGACCCTCGACGAGGAGAGCCACGAGGTGACCCGGGCAGGGGAGGAGATCTCGCTCACCGCGACGGAGTTCGAGCTGCTCCGGTTCCTCATGCGCAACCCGCGTCGCGTGCTGTCGAAGGCGCAGATCCTCGACCGGGTCTGGAACTACGACTTCGGCGGCCAGGCCAACGTGGTCGAGCTCTACATCTCGTACCTGCGCAAGAAGATCGACGCGGGCCGGGAGCCGATGATCCACACGATGCGGGGTGCGGGCTACGTCCTCAAGGCGGCCCAATGACCCGCCTCGGGCGGCTCGTCCCCACCTCGCTGACGGCCCGCCTGACCGCGACGGTGGTGCTGCTGGTCGCGCTCGTCGGCATCCTGGTCTCGGGGCTCACGACCGCGGTCCTCGGCCGCCACCTCGACAGGCAGCTCGACGACGACCTGGCCGCTGCGCACGCCCGGGACGTGCGGGCGCTGACGCACCGCCTCGGCCCCGACGAGTACATCGGTCCCGGCGTGCCGCCGCAGGTCGGTGACGCGCGTGCCCAGGGTGCGGGCACCCTCACCGCCTACTACGCCAGCTACGGATCGACGGGCATCGTGCTGACCGGCCGTGGCGACGAGCAGGCGCTCAGCGAGGACGAGCTCGCCGAGATCGACGCCGAGGTGCCGGACACCGAGCGGCCGACCAGCCATGACATCGAGGGCCTCGGCGACTACCGGTTCACCACCTCCGTCGTCGCCGGGATCACGGTGGTCACGGGCGTCCCCACCCGCGATGTGCGGGAGACGGTCACGGAGGTGGCGGCCTGGGGTGCGGCGTTCACCCTGCTCGCCGTCGGCGTCGCGGGCGCCTTCGCCGTCGTCGTCGTACGCCGCCAGCTCCGTCCACTGCGCGAGGTGGCGCGCACGGCGCACGAGGTGGCCGGCCTGCCGCTGGAGAGCGGCGAGGTCGGGATGACCGCCCGGGTGCCGGCGACGCTCACGGACGAGCGGACCGAGGTCGGGCAGGTCGGGTCGGCACTCAACGTGCTGCTCGGCCACATGGAGAGCTCGCTCGACGCGCGTCACCGCAGCGAGCAGCAGGTCCGGCAGTTCGTCGCCGACGCCTCGCACGAGCTGCGCACGCCGCTCGCCACCATCCAGGGGTACGCCGAGCTCGGCCTGCGCCCGGACGCCGACCCGGAGCGCGTGCTCCACGTCCTGGGCAAGGTACAGGGCGAGTCGCGGCGGATGACCTCGCTGGTCGAGGACCTGCTGCTGCTGGCGCGGCTCGACGCCGGGCGACCGCTGGCGCGCGAGGACGTCGACCTCACCCACCTCGTGCTCGAGGCGGTGGGAGACGCCCGGGTCGTGGCCCCGGACCACCGCTGGAAGCTCGACCTCGCTGACGAGGCCGTCGTCGTACCCGGCGACGCGCAGCGGCTGCACCAGGTGCTCGCGAACCTCCTCGCCAACGCCCGGCGGCACACGCCCGCGGGGACCACGGTGACCGTCGCCGCGTGGCGCTCGGCCGACGGTGCGACGGTCACGGTGCACGACGACGGTCCGGGTGTGCCGGTCGAGCTCCAACCGTCGCTCTTCGAGCGGTTCACGCGCGGCGACGCGTCACGCACCCGTGACTCCGGAGGTGCCGGCCTCGGCCTGTCGCTCGCGCACGCGATCGCGACCGCGCACAGCGGCACGCTGAGCTGTGACTCGAGGCCCGGGAGCACCACGTTCACGCTCACCCTGCCGGCCTGAAGGCCCGGACGGTCTCATGGGTGAGGCTCACAGGAAGCGCACAGGTCGCGCGCAGGGTGCACCCAGCGGGGAGGGGTTGGCTGAAGCCACACCAACCCGAGGGAGAACCCGATGAGCACGAAGAACCCCGACGCCCCGCAGCCGGAGCAGCAGCCCGGGAGCAGCGGTTCGCGCTGGGAGCCGACCGCCGCCGAGGCGAACGCCCCGACCGAGCAGGTCGCCAGCCCGCCGGCCGCGGAGGCGGCCCCCGCACCGGCCTCTGCGCCGGCCTCTGACGCGGCACCCACAGCGGCGGCCCGGCAGTACCCGGACGCCGCGGCGACCCCGGCCGCGCAGGCGCCGAGCAGCACGACGTTCGCCTCTCTCAAGGCACTCTCCACGGGCGCCAGGGGTGCGCTCGCCGGCGCGGCCGCCGTGCTCGTCCTCGGCAGCGGGGTGACCGGCTTCGCGATCGGCCAGGCCGGGGACGACGGCCACCAGCGCATCGACGTCCGCTTCGGCCAGGCCGGCTTCGACCGGGACGGCGACAGCGGCCGCGGCGGCTTCCCGGGACAGATGGGGCAGCTGCCGGGTCAGCCGGGCCAGCAGGATGGCGCCGGCCGGTTCGAGGGTCAGCTCCCGCAGCCGGGAGGGACGACCGACGGCCAGGGCGGCCCGACGCAGAACGACGGCTCGGAGTCATGACGCCCGCCCAGCTGGACACCGTCGTACGGCGTACGTCGGTGACGGTCGTCGTCGCTGCGCTCGCGGCGGTGACCGGCTGGTGGTTCGTGGGCAACCACCCGACGGGGCTCGTCGGTGCGATGGGGCTCGGCCGGCTCTCCGGCCTGCTCTCCGCGGCGCTGCTCCTGGTCCAGGTCGTCCTCATGGCGCGGGTGCCGCTGCTCGAGCGGGCCTGGGGCCAGGACGAGCTCGCGAAGCAGCACCGGTGGGTCGGCTTCGCCTCGTTCAACCTGCTGCTCGTGCACCTCGCCCTGATCACCTGGGCCTACGCCGGCGGCGCCTCAGCCCTGCTGACGACCGCCTGGCACCTGGTCGTCGACTACCCGGGCATGCTGCTGGCCGCCGCCGGCACCGCGTGCCTGGTCATGGTCGTCGTGACCAGCGTGAAGGCGGCCCGGCGTGCGCTGCGCTACGAGTCGTGGCACCTGCTCCACCTCTACGCCTACCTCGGAGTCGGGCTGGCGCTGCCGCACCAGCTCTGGACCGGTCAGGACTTCGTCGGCCACCCCGTCGTCACCGCGACCTGGTGGACCGTGTGGGGCGCCGCGCTCGGTGCGGTGCTGCTCTGGAGGGTCGGGCTGCCTCTGGTCCGCACGGCCCGCCACGGGCTCAGGGTCACCTCGGTCGTCGAGGAGGGCGAGGGCGTGGTCTCGGTCTACCTCTCCGGCCGTCGCCTCGACCGGCTCGGTGCGGAGCCGGGGCAGTTCCTGGTCTGGCGCTTCCTCGGCCGGGACGGCTGGACCCGGGGCAACCCCTACTCCCTGTCGGCCGCTCCCGACGGGCGCAGCCTGCGCATCACCGTCAAGGCCCTGGGAGACGGCTCCGCCGAGCTGCGGTCGCTGCGGCCCGGCATGCGGGCCATGGTCGAGGGACCCTACGGCCGCCTCTCGCCCCGAGTCCGTACGTCGCGGCGCGTCGCCCTGATCGGCTCGGGGGTCGGCATCACGCCGCTCCGGGCGCTGGCCGAGGGACTCGACTACGCGCCCGGTGACGCGGTGCTGCTGCACCGCTTCTCCCGTGAGCCGCTCTTCACCCGCGAGCTCGAGGTCCTCGAGCGGGAGCGTGGCCTCGCCGTCGTCGGCCTGCCGGGTCCGCGGCGCTCGGAGGGCTCCTGGCTCGGCACGATCACCCCGGCCGTCGACGACGCCGCCGCCCTGCGGGCATGGGTACCGGACATCGCCGAGCGCGACGTCTACGTCTGCGGCCCCGCGGCCTGGGCGGGCGCCGTCCGCCGGTCCGCACGGGCCGCCGGCGTACCCGCGCGGCGGATCCACACCGAGGCTTTCGGGTGGTGACCGGGATGCGACGGATCATCTTCTGGCTGGCCTCGACGGCCACCGTGCTGGTGCTGCTCTTCAGCTACCACACCTCCCTCGGGTTGAGCACGGCGACGGCGACAGCCGCGGCGTACTCCGGCTCGGTGGCGGGCTCCACGACCACCCCGCCGGGCACCCCGAGCGGGTCGTCCTCGGCAGGGACCTCCGGCAGCGGCTCAGGGTCGGCGAAGGGCACGACCACGACCGGCAACGTGGTCTACACCCGCTACGGCCCGGTCCAGGTGCAGGTGGTGACCAGCAGCGGCAGCATCACCTCGGTGAGGGTGCTGCAGTATCCGAGCAGCGACCCGCGCTCGCAGCAGATCAACGCCGAGGCGCTCCCGGTGCTGGTGCAGGAGACCCTGGATGCCCAGAGCGCCAGCATCGACATGGTGAGCGGGGCGACGTACACCTCCGACGGCTACCTCCGGTCGATCCAGTCGGCCCTCGACAAGGCGGGCGCATGAGCACCGCCCTGAGCTCCCCGGCCCGGTACGTCGAGCAGGTCATGGGGCTGCCGTTCAGCCTGGCCCTGCGCGGCCGCCACGCCTCCGACGCCCGGGCCCGGGAGGCGTGGGCGGCCGTCGTGGCCGACCTGCGCGAGGCCGACCGGGTGTTCAGCACGTGGCGCCCGGACTCGTGGGTGGCGCGGCTCGCGCGGGGCGAGGTGGAGGTGAGCGACTGTCCTGCCGAGGTGGCGGAGGTGCTGGCCCTCGGCAACGCGGCCGCGCACGCCTCGGGCGGCGCCTTCGCCCTCACCCGGCCGGACGGCACGGGGCAGACGGTCTTCGACCCGAGCGGTGTCGTGAAGGGGTGGGCCGCCGAGCGTGCCGCGCGCCACCTCGCGGAGCTGCCCGAGACCGACCACTGCCTCTCGGCCGGCGGCGACGTGCTGGCCTGGACCGCGGATCCGCTCGGCCGGCCCTGGACGATCGGTGTCGAGGACCCGGAGGATCCTCGGCGGATCATCGCCCGCGTCCCTCTTCGGCGGGGTGCGGTGGCGACCTCCGGGAGTGCGCACCGTGGCGGGCACGTCGTCGACGCGCGGACCGGCCGGCAGCCGGCGGGAGTGCGTCAGGTGACCGTGATCGGGGGCGGCCTGACGGCCGTCGACATCGAGGCGACCTCGGCGTACGCGCTCGGGCCCGATGCTGCGCGCTGGCTTCGCGCGCAGCGGCGCACGGGGATCGTCGTCTGGTCCGACGGGCGGGCCGAGCTGGTCGGCTGAACGGTCGACCCCGGCAGCCGGGCCCAGGTCAGTGCTGCACGGCGGCGTGGGCCGGAGCCGGTGCAGGAGGGGCGTCGGTCGTCGTCGCAGTGAACGTCGCGGCCGCCACGATGGCGACGGTGCCGAGCACGATGTTGGTCATGGGTTCCCCCGAGTGGGTAGGCGGGCAGGCCGAGTCCTGCGTGTCCGTACGCCGGTGGAACGGTTGCATCGCGCACCCATGACGCGGTGGCGTCCACGATGTGGTGTGATCCGGCCCACGCTGTGGGCCGCGGTGTCACCAGGTGCCTCCGCCACCTCCGCCACCGCCTCCGCCGCCGGAGAACCCACCGCCGCCCGACGAGGACGATCCGTCGCCCGAGGAGGAGCTGCTCGACGAGCCCGAGCTCCACGACTCTCCGGCGCCCCGGAGTGACGCCAGGCGCGACGTGCGGACGAAGGCACCGATGCTCTCCCTGATCGCGGACTCGCCCGAGGCTGCGAAGGAGTGCAACGAGCTGACCAGGTCGTCGGTCGACGGAGCGGGCGCGACCGACCGAGCCGACCCATCCGACGCGATCCGGTGTCCATCGGCCTGGTCCGCGACCCGCGGCACCAGATCGGCGACGTCGGGGAACTTGTCGGCCCAGGCGTCCGCACAGCCGAACGCGACGGCGTACGGCAGCCACTGGAGGTAGGTGCTCTCCGTGCTGGCTGCGAAGGTGCTGCGGGCCTCGGCGCTGTCGGTCGCGAGCATCCGCCGGAAGCCGCCGGCGCGGCTCCACGCCTCGCGCCCCTCGGGGGTGGCGCGCAGGTACACGCCGCCCGTCGGTCGCTCCGTGCCGACCAGCGTGACGACGCCGAGGGTCGCGATGCCGCCGCCGACTCCCGTGAGGAACGAGGCGAAGCCGTGGCCGGTCAGTGCGCCCCAGACGAACACCGCTCCGGCACAGACGGACAGGACCCAGATGGCGAAGGTCGTCATGGCCAGGCCCCCTCGCTCCAGGAGCAGGCTCGTGCCGCCCAGGAGAGCGATGGCGGCGAGCGGCAGCGCCCACACGATCGGCCCGGTCGACGCGACGACCACGGCGAGCACGAGACCGAGCCCGGCAGCGACGCCCTGGCTCCAGCGCAGCCAGGCGGGCGGTGTCCAGCCGACGAGCAGGCCGGAGTCGGCGGCCCACGACGCGGTCGCCTGCGTCAGTGCCCGGTGGGCACCGCCGAGGCGCGCTCCGCCGGACCGGTCGAAGGAGACGTCGCGGTCTCCCAGGCTGCTCGACAGGCGACGCGTCACGACGTCGTCCACCTGCCAGTCGTCGGTGCCCGGACGCGAGCGCCAGGTTCCCTTGCGGCCGCGGCCCAGCGTGATCATCCCGGCCACGGCGGCCTGGAGGAGCGACCCGGCGAACATGGCGCGCGTGAACCGGCGCTCCAGCAGGTAGGCGGCCTGCGCCGGCCCGACGCCGCGGGGCGGGCCGGCGACCAGCGGGAACGGCGGCCGGGCCTCGCGCATCCTCCAGACCACGAAGCCGCCGCCGAGGACGATCGCCGCGGTCAGCAGCAGCGCGAGCGCCGCCGCTTCCCTGCTCGACCCCCAGGTGCGCTCGGCCTCGACGGACCACGGGCGGAGCTGCTGGGCCAGCGGTGGGCGGCGTACGTCCACGAGGGTGCTGACCGTGACCGGCGTGCGGGACCACAGGTGGTGCTGGGTGATGGTGAACGAGTCGCCGTCGGCGCCGGGCATCACCTGGTCACATCCGTCGCCGGGTCCCCACCCCACCGTGCAACGCACGCGGCCGATCCCGGCCGGCAGGTGCACACGCAGCGTGGTGGCGTCGATGGTGTTCTGCCAACCGCCGGGCACGAGGTCCCAGTAGAAGCGCGAGCGGCTGCCGGCGGGCAGCAGGACGTCGTCGACCGTGTACCGCAGCACGTAGGTGTGCTCGCCGGCGGGAAGCGTCCGGTCGGGGCTGCCGACCCGGTAAACGACGAACCGCCCGTGCCGCTGGGTCGAGCGCTCCACCACGGCGTGGGCGCCGCGGCGGTCGTCGACCGTGACGCTCATGTCGTGGGGCGCGCGACGGAGCCCCGGGGCGTTGGGGTCGTCGAGGTCGAAGTACCGGTAGATGCCGTGGCTCCCGTCGTCGCGGAAGTCGACCGTCACGCGCTCGACGACCGCCATCGACCCGTCGGCGTGCACGTCGAAGTCGGCCACGTAGCGGCTGATCGGGTGGGCATCGGAGCCGCCGGCCTCGCTCTCGTCGTGCCACCAGCGCGGCGCCAGCAGGAGGGCCGGAAGCAGCAGGAGCCCCAGGACGTACGCCGCGAAGAAGCGCCTCATGTCGCGCAACATAAGCCACCGCGACGTCGGGAGGGTGACGGCTGGCAGGCTGGAGGCATGTCGAACCGCCTTGCCGCCGCGACGAGCCCCTACCTGCTGCAGCACGCCGACAACCCGGTCGAGTGGTGGGAGTGGGGGCCCGAGGCGTTCGATGAGGCGCGGCGTCGTGGCGTCCCTGTGCTGCTGAGCGTCGGCTACGCCGCATGCCACTGGTGCCACGTGATGGCGCACGAGTCCTTCGAGGACGAGGCGACCGCGGCACTGATGAACGACTTCTTCGTCAACGTCAAGGTCGACCGCGAGGAGCGCCCCGACGTCGACGCGGTCTACATGGCGGCGACCCAGGCGATGACCGGCAGCGGTGGCTGGCCGATGACCTGCGTGCTCGACCACGAGGGCCGGCCCTTCTTCGCCGGCACCTACTTCCCGGACCAGCCGCGCCACGGGCAGCCGGCGTTCCGGCAGGTCCTGACGTCGCTGGCGGAGGCCTGGTTCAAGAAGCCCGACGACGTCGCGTCAGCGGCGGCGGCCGTGGCCGAGCACCTGCGGCAGGGTGCGCTGACCGCGTCCGCGACGCTGGGTGCTGCCGACCTCGACCAGGCGGTCCGCGGGCTGGCGGCCGAGTTCGACCCGCTCGCGGGTGGTTTCGGAGGTGCGCCGAAGTTCCCGCCGTCGATGGTGCTCGAGTTCCTCCGGCGGTACGTCGACGCCCGCGACTCCGGCACCGCGGCGGGCGATGACGAGCTCGTCCGCCAGGCCCGCCACATGCTGGTCCGCACGCTGCACGCGATGGCGGGGTCCGGGATGTACGACCAGATCGGCGGCGGCTTCGCGCGCTACGCCGTGGACCGCGGCTGGGTGGTGCCGCACTTCGAGAAGATGCTCTACGACAACGCCCAGCTGCTCGGGCTCTACGCGCGCCGGGACAACGACCTGTCCCGGAGGGTCGCCCAGGAGACTGCCGACTTCCTGCTGCGTGAGCTGCGTACGCCGGAGGGCGGCTTCGCCTCCGCGCTCGATGCCGACTCGCTCACGCCGGAGGGCCACTCCGAGGAGGGGGCGTTCTACGCCTGGACCCCGGCGCAGCTCGTCGAGGCGCTCGGCCACGACCGCGGCGCATGGGCGGCAGAGCTCTTCCACGTCACCGAGGAGGGCACCTTCGAGAAGGGCATGTCGACGCTGACGCTGCGCCACGTGCCGACGGCGTCGGGCGAGCAGGCCCGGCTCTCCGAGGTGAAGGCGCGTCTCCTCGACGCCCGCGAGCTGCGGGCCCGGCCGCACCGCGACGACAAGGTCGTCGCCGCCTGGAACGGCCTGGCGATCAGCGGGCTCTGCGCCGCCGGCACCTTCCTCGGGCGCGACGACTACGTCGACGCTGCCGCCGCCGCGGCCCGGCTGCTGCTCGACGTCCACCTCGTCGACGGGCGACTCCGCCGGGTCTCGCGCGACGGTGCGGTGGGCTCCCACGCCGGTGTCCTCGAGGACTACGCCTGCGTGGCGCTCGGCTTCCTCGACCTGCTCCAGGCGACCGGCGACCCCGCGTGGCTCGGCCACGCGCGGGGGCTGCTCGACGTCGCGCTCGGGCAGTTCCGCGCGGACGACGGCGGCTTCTTCGACACCGCGGCCGACGCCGAAGAGCTCGTGACCCGGCCGCGCGAGTTCAGCGACAACGCCAGCCCGTGCGGCCAGTCCGCGGTCGTCCATGCGCTCGCGACGTACGCCGCCCTCACCGGGTCCGGCGCGCATCGCACGGCGGCCGAGGAGACGCTGGCCGTGCTCGGACCCCTGGCCACCCGGGCGCCGCGCTTCGCCGGCTGGTCGCTGGCCGCCGCCGAGACGATGCTGTCCGGTCCCGAGGAGGTCGTGGTGGTGGGGGAGCCGGGCCCGGAGCGCGATGCCCTCGCGCTGGCGGCGCGCCGCCGTCCGGGCGCGATCGTCCTGGTCGCCTCGCCCGCGGAGACCGGAGACGATGCCGCCCTCGACCTGCTGCGCCACCGGCCGATGGTCGACGGGCGGCCCACGGCGTACGTGTGCCGCGGGATGGTCTGCGAGCGCCCGGTGACGGACCCCGCGAGCCTGTGACGGGCGGGGAATCAGCCCCGGACGAAAGTGGTTGACGTGTCCATGACCAAGAGGGAGTTCGGACTCGACACCTTCGGCGGCGTCACGCGCGATGCCGACGGCAACCCGCAGCACCATGCCCGCGTGATCCGCGACATCGTGGACGAGGCCGTGCTCGCCGACCAGGTCGGCCTCGACTTCTTCGGCGTCGGCGAGCACCACCGCAGCGACTTCGCCGTCTCCAGCCCGGAGATGGTGCTGGCCGCCGTCGCCTCGCGCACCGAGCGGATCCGGCTCGGCTCGGCCGTCACCGTGCTGAGCTCCGACGACCCCGTCCGCGTCTTCGAGCGGTTCGCCACCCTCGACGCCGTCTCCCGGGGCCGTGCCGAGATCGTCGCGGGACGTGGCTCCTTCACCGAGTCGTTCCCCCTCTTCGGCTTCGACCTGAGCCAGTACGAGCTCCTCTTCGAGGAGCGGCTCGAGCTGCTCGCCGCGCTGCTGAAGGAGCAGCCGGTGACGTGGTCGGGCACGACCCGGGCCCCGCTGCGCGACCAGGAGGTCTTCCCGCGGACCGAGGGCGGCATGCGGGCCTGGGTGGGCGTGGGCGGCAGTCCGGAGTCCGTCGTCCGCACCGCACGCCACGGCTTCGGGCTCTTCCTGGCGATCATCGGCGGCTCGAGCGACCGCTTCGCGCCGTACGTCGACCTCTTCGAGCGCGCCCAGGACGAGTTCGGGGTGGAGCGGCAGGCGGTGGCGGTGCACTCGCCGGGGCTCGTCGCCACGACCGATGAGGAGGCCCGCGCGATCGTCCACGACGGGTGGCTGGCGATGCGGACGAGGATCGGCGCGGAGCGGGGCTGGCCGCCGCCCCGGTCGGGCGACTTCGAGCGCGAGGTCGTCGACGGTGCTCTCTACGTG
The sequence above is a segment of the Nocardioides jiangxiensis genome. Coding sequences within it:
- a CDS encoding Atu2307/SP_0267 family LLM class monooxygenase, encoding MTKREFGLDTFGGVTRDADGNPQHHARVIRDIVDEAVLADQVGLDFFGVGEHHRSDFAVSSPEMVLAAVASRTERIRLGSAVTVLSSDDPVRVFERFATLDAVSRGRAEIVAGRGSFTESFPLFGFDLSQYELLFEERLELLAALLKEQPVTWSGTTRAPLRDQEVFPRTEGGMRAWVGVGGSPESVVRTARHGFGLFLAIIGGSSDRFAPYVDLFERAQDEFGVERQAVAVHSPGLVATTDEEARAIVHDGWLAMRTRIGAERGWPPPRSGDFEREVVDGALYVGSPETVARKIAATVRTLGLDRFDLKYDQGRVRHGDLLRSIELYGSQVVPLVRDMLA
- a CDS encoding thioredoxin domain-containing protein; this translates as MSNRLAAATSPYLLQHADNPVEWWEWGPEAFDEARRRGVPVLLSVGYAACHWCHVMAHESFEDEATAALMNDFFVNVKVDREERPDVDAVYMAATQAMTGSGGWPMTCVLDHEGRPFFAGTYFPDQPRHGQPAFRQVLTSLAEAWFKKPDDVASAAAAVAEHLRQGALTASATLGAADLDQAVRGLAAEFDPLAGGFGGAPKFPPSMVLEFLRRYVDARDSGTAAGDDELVRQARHMLVRTLHAMAGSGMYDQIGGGFARYAVDRGWVVPHFEKMLYDNAQLLGLYARRDNDLSRRVAQETADFLLRELRTPEGGFASALDADSLTPEGHSEEGAFYAWTPAQLVEALGHDRGAWAAELFHVTEEGTFEKGMSTLTLRHVPTASGEQARLSEVKARLLDARELRARPHRDDKVVAAWNGLAISGLCAAGTFLGRDDYVDAAAAAARLLLDVHLVDGRLRRVSRDGAVGSHAGVLEDYACVALGFLDLLQATGDPAWLGHARGLLDVALGQFRADDGGFFDTAADAEELVTRPREFSDNASPCGQSAVVHALATYAALTGSGAHRTAAEETLAVLGPLATRAPRFAGWSLAAAETMLSGPEEVVVVGEPGPERDALALAARRRPGAIVLVASPAETGDDAALDLLRHRPMVDGRPTAYVCRGMVCERPVTDPASL
- a CDS encoding DUF2207 domain-containing protein; translation: MRRFFAAYVLGLLLLPALLLAPRWWHDESEAGGSDAHPISRYVADFDVHADGSMAVVERVTVDFRDDGSHGIYRYFDLDDPNAPGLRRAPHDMSVTVDDRRGAHAVVERSTQRHGRFVVYRVGSPDRTLPAGEHTYVLRYTVDDVLLPAGSRSRFYWDLVPGGWQNTIDATTLRVHLPAGIGRVRCTVGWGPGDGCDQVMPGADGDSFTITQHHLWSRTPVTVSTLVDVRRPPLAQQLRPWSVEAERTWGSSREAAALALLLTAAIVLGGGFVVWRMREARPPFPLVAGPPRGVGPAQAAYLLERRFTRAMFAGSLLQAAVAGMITLGRGRKGTWRSRPGTDDWQVDDVVTRRLSSSLGDRDVSFDRSGGARLGGAHRALTQATASWAADSGLLVGWTPPAWLRWSQGVAAGLGLVLAVVVASTGPIVWALPLAAIALLGGTSLLLERGGLAMTTFAIWVLSVCAGAVFVWGALTGHGFASFLTGVGGGIATLGVVTLVGTERPTGGVYLRATPEGREAWSRAGGFRRMLATDSAEARSTFAASTESTYLQWLPYAVAFGCADAWADKFPDVADLVPRVADQADGHRIASDGSARSVAPAPSTDDLVSSLHSFAASGESAIRESIGAFVRTSRLASLRGAGESWSSGSSSSSSSGDGSSSSGGGGFSGGGGGGGGGGGTW